Proteins encoded within one genomic window of Balneolaceae bacterium:
- a CDS encoding HigA family addiction module antitoxin — protein MEKLPNIHPGEVLKEEFLDPLGISAYRLAKETCMPQTRISQIIHKKRSITADTALRLSKYFGTSAKFWLGLQDDYDLEEEAENKKKDLEEIKTLETVK, from the coding sequence ATGGAAAAATTACCTAACATACATCCGGGTGAAGTTTTGAAAGAGGAATTTTTAGATCCTCTCGGCATCTCCGCTTATCGGCTGGCAAAAGAGACATGTATGCCACAAACCCGAATTAGTCAAATTATCCATAAAAAGCGAAGTATTACCGCTGATACTGCTTTGCGGCTTTCTAAATACTTTGGAACCAGTGCTAAATTTTGGTTAGGCTTACAAGATGATTACGATCTTGAGGAAGAAGCTGAAAACAAGAAGAAGGACTTGGAAGAGATTAAGACACTGGAAACTGTAAAATAA
- a CDS encoding type II toxin-antitoxin system prevent-host-death family antitoxin codes for MKKVQVNEVREKLAKYLAEAEKGEEIVITKHSKPVARLMPVESKKSEFPDLKEFRQKINVKGKPMSEEVSKMRKEERY; via the coding sequence ATGAAAAAAGTTCAGGTTAACGAGGTTCGTGAAAAACTTGCGAAATATCTTGCTGAAGCAGAGAAGGGAGAGGAGATTGTCATCACTAAACACTCAAAACCGGTTGCGCGATTGATGCCTGTAGAAAGTAAAAAATCTGAATTTCCCGATTTGAAAGAATTCAGGCAGAAAATTAATGTGAAGGGGAAACCGATGTCTGAAGAAGTCAGCAAGATGAGAAAAGAAGAGCGGTACTAA
- a CDS encoding RNA methyltransferase, whose amino-acid sequence MNIQSASNNQLKSWKKLQMGKYRKKTGLFLAEGVRCVEQILDNEKVEVQELIIENGWNPNQLSVKTDLPIFELETSDFETVSDTDNPQGIVAVCKIPQESSVENLSQKSGVILATDAIQDPGNLGTIIRTACWFDVAGILIGTGTVDPFHPKVVRSTAGATGVLPYTSGKLNDLLSALEKENWTTFLLDAGEVSNNLDERPKSQKSILVVGNEGNGISNELFQNGRHRIKIDGNPNQVESLNAAVACSISLYEFSKG is encoded by the coding sequence ATGAACATCCAATCTGCTTCCAATAATCAACTCAAGAGCTGGAAAAAGCTTCAGATGGGTAAGTACCGCAAGAAAACCGGGTTATTTCTGGCCGAAGGTGTTCGGTGTGTGGAACAAATTCTCGATAACGAAAAGGTTGAGGTTCAGGAATTGATCATTGAAAATGGATGGAATCCGAATCAGCTTTCAGTAAAAACAGATCTTCCGATTTTTGAATTAGAAACTTCAGATTTTGAAACCGTTTCTGATACAGATAATCCCCAGGGAATTGTAGCTGTCTGTAAGATTCCACAAGAATCGAGTGTGGAAAATCTAAGCCAAAAATCAGGCGTGATCCTTGCGACGGATGCCATCCAGGATCCCGGAAATCTCGGGACAATCATTCGGACGGCTTGCTGGTTTGATGTTGCCGGAATCTTGATCGGAACCGGAACGGTGGATCCATTTCATCCAAAAGTAGTTCGAAGTACCGCCGGAGCTACTGGAGTTTTGCCTTACACATCAGGAAAGTTGAATGATCTATTATCAGCATTAGAAAAAGAAAATTGGACAACTTTTCTGCTCGATGCCGGTGAAGTCTCAAATAATCTCGATGAGAGACCCAAATCACAAAAAAGTATTCTTGTTGTGGGAAATGAAGGCAATGGAATTTCGAATGAGTTGTTTCAAAACGGCCGTCATAGAATTAAAATCGATGGAAATCCGAATCAGGTGGAGAGTTTGAATGCGGCTGTTGCTTGTTCGATTTCGCTGTATGAGTTTTCGAAAGGATGA
- a CDS encoding serine hydrolase domain-containing protein, whose protein sequence is MKTFTSRIAGFILLLILFQPQLSEAQHTFDQDKLNTYLKTLEESNKFMGSVAILEDDDILFRNAYGMASEGQPADANTIYRIGSITKTYTSTMLMQLVEQGEISLSDPLRNYFPEIPNADSITIENLLHHRSGLVNVTNKEEYMDYYTEGSTRQEMIERMIEYGTNFEPGEKMEYSNSGYLLLGYIIEEVTGMDYADALRDMIAEPLGLEKTYYGMDISSYRGEAQSFSYSENGWEESPETDMSVPHGAGAIVSTPTEVGLFLNALFDGELVSMESLEKMKNLKDGYGLGISRIPFNDKFAWGHNGGIDGFQSTSGHFPEEDLTFVLFGNGVNYSLNDIAIGTLSILFNNDFEIPDFSNEPEPVELSKSELQAYTGYYTSEDIPLEIEVFMEEGVLKAKATGQGAFPLSAFEGGVMKFNPAGITMIFNGLTDGNYESFELQQGGQTYQFTQKEE, encoded by the coding sequence ATGAAGACATTTACATCAAGAATAGCTGGATTCATTCTGCTTCTGATTCTGTTTCAACCACAGCTTTCAGAAGCTCAACACACGTTTGATCAAGACAAGTTAAACACCTATCTGAAGACACTTGAAGAGAGTAATAAATTCATGGGATCGGTGGCCATTCTGGAGGATGATGATATTCTTTTCCGGAATGCATATGGAATGGCAAGTGAGGGGCAGCCGGCTGATGCAAACACTATATACAGAATTGGTTCCATTACGAAGACATACACTTCAACTATGTTAATGCAACTGGTGGAACAGGGAGAGATCAGCCTTTCTGATCCATTAAGGAATTATTTTCCCGAGATTCCTAACGCTGATTCAATAACGATTGAGAATTTGTTACATCACAGATCGGGTTTGGTGAATGTTACAAATAAAGAAGAGTACATGGATTACTACACCGAAGGCTCAACTCGCCAAGAGATGATTGAAAGGATGATTGAGTATGGAACAAATTTCGAACCCGGTGAAAAAATGGAATATAGTAATTCCGGCTACTTGCTCTTGGGATATATCATCGAAGAAGTAACAGGTATGGATTATGCCGATGCTCTTCGAGATATGATTGCAGAACCGCTTGGGCTTGAAAAAACTTATTATGGGATGGATATATCTTCGTACCGAGGGGAAGCTCAGTCATTCAGTTATAGTGAAAATGGATGGGAGGAAAGTCCCGAAACGGATATGTCCGTTCCGCATGGGGCAGGGGCTATTGTTTCGACTCCCACGGAAGTTGGGTTGTTTTTGAATGCACTGTTTGATGGCGAGCTGGTATCGATGGAGTCACTCGAAAAGATGAAAAATCTTAAAGACGGTTATGGATTAGGCATTTCCCGGATTCCGTTTAATGATAAATTTGCATGGGGACATAATGGCGGAATTGATGGGTTTCAGTCCACATCAGGTCACTTTCCGGAAGAAGATCTTACCTTTGTTCTTTTCGGAAACGGTGTGAACTATTCCCTGAATGATATCGCCATTGGTACGTTGAGTATTCTGTTTAATAATGATTTCGAAATTCCTGATTTCTCGAATGAACCGGAACCTGTTGAACTCTCAAAAAGTGAACTTCAGGCTTATACCGGGTATTACACATCAGAGGATATTCCGCTTGAGATTGAAGTGTTTATGGAAGAGGGAGTTTTAAAAGCGAAAGCAACAGGCCAGGGAGCCTTCCCACTTTCAGCCTTTGAGGGTGGTGTGATGAAGTTCAATCCCGCTGGAATCACCATGATTTTTAACGGTCTAACTGATGGAAATTATGAAAGTTTTGAGCTCCAGCAGGGTGGGCAAACCTATCAATTCACTCAAAAAGAGGAATAA
- a CDS encoding aldehyde dehydrogenase family protein, translating into MIDICDFAVGQSRMLYGKTMHSERPNHRMYEQWHPLGPVGVISAFNFPVAVYSWNAMIAAVCGDTVIWKGSEKTPLCGVAVQKIIGNVLKKNDVPEGVFGLITGGREVGEWMTSDERIPLISATGSIRMGKQVAQTVGARLGKTILELGGNNAIIISKDVDLEMAVRAVVFGAVGTAGQRCTSTRRLIIHESVFEELKDRLVSIYQSIKIGDPLDEGTLVGPLIDHDAVEAMQNALKQIKEEGRINYHRWGSA; encoded by the coding sequence ATGATCGATATCTGTGATTTTGCCGTTGGCCAGTCGCGAATGCTCTATGGTAAAACAATGCACTCCGAGCGACCCAATCACCGGATGTATGAGCAATGGCATCCGCTGGGGCCGGTGGGTGTAATTTCGGCCTTTAATTTTCCGGTAGCCGTGTATAGCTGGAATGCCATGATTGCCGCAGTTTGTGGAGATACCGTGATCTGGAAAGGGTCAGAAAAAACGCCTCTTTGTGGAGTTGCGGTTCAAAAAATCATCGGAAATGTGTTGAAAAAGAATGATGTGCCGGAAGGTGTATTTGGTTTAATAACAGGCGGACGGGAAGTTGGAGAATGGATGACATCTGACGAGCGAATACCGTTGATCTCCGCAACCGGCTCCATCCGAATGGGCAAGCAGGTGGCGCAAACCGTAGGAGCCCGATTGGGCAAAACGATCCTGGAACTGGGCGGCAATAACGCCATCATTATCAGCAAGGATGTGGATCTGGAAATGGCTGTCAGGGCCGTTGTGTTTGGTGCGGTTGGAACGGCCGGTCAGCGTTGTACATCTACACGAAGACTCATTATTCACGAATCCGTTTTTGAGGAATTAAAAGACCGTCTGGTTTCCATTTATCAAAGTATTAAGATCGGTGATCCGCTGGATGAAGGCACGCTTGTGGGACCGCTCATAGATCACGATGCAGTAGAGGCGATGCAAAATGCACTCAAACAGATCAAAGAAGAAGGGCGGATCAATTATCACCGGTGGGGAAGTGCTTGA
- a CDS encoding aldehyde dehydrogenase family protein produces MHSNRSKKKGGSIITGGEVLEDMEGHYVKPAICEVENHYEIVQEETFAPILYLIKYSSLDEAMEYHNGVKQGLSSAMFTLNMREAETFLSHRGSDCGIANINIGTSGAEIGGAFGGEKETGGGRESGSDAWKAYMRRQTNTINWSDELPLAQGIEFDV; encoded by the coding sequence ATGCACTCAAACAGATCAAAGAAGAAGGGCGGATCAATTATCACCGGTGGGGAAGTGCTTGAAGATATGGAGGGCCATTATGTGAAGCCTGCCATCTGTGAAGTGGAAAATCACTACGAAATTGTACAGGAAGAGACCTTTGCGCCGATTTTATATCTCATCAAATACTCTTCACTGGATGAAGCGATGGAATATCACAATGGTGTAAAACAGGGTTTAAGTTCCGCGATGTTTACGTTGAATATGCGCGAGGCGGAGACGTTTTTGAGCCACCGCGGATCCGATTGCGGAATTGCCAATATCAACATCGGGACAAGCGGGGCAGAAATTGGCGGAGCATTTGGTGGTGAAAAAGAGACCGGTGGCGGACGAGAATCCGGCTCGGATGCATGGAAAGCGTATATGCGCCGACAAACGAACACTATAAACTGGAGTGATGAGCTGCCTCTTGCGCAGGGGATTGAGTTTGATGTTTAG
- a CDS encoding aldehyde dehydrogenase family protein → MKDFLSTLGIEKENSGTSTGQEFFKDDDSEKIISFTPSDGSEIAEVHETTRSEYELVVKKSQEAFKEWRMTPAPQRGEIVRQIGLELRKYKEPLGKLVSYEMGKIYQEGPG, encoded by the coding sequence ATGAAAGATTTTTTGAGCACGCTCGGTATCGAAAAAGAAAATTCAGGCACATCAACCGGACAAGAATTTTTTAAAGATGACGATTCAGAAAAAATTATCAGTTTTACACCATCAGATGGATCTGAGATTGCCGAAGTGCATGAAACTACAAGGAGTGAGTATGAGTTAGTTGTCAAGAAATCACAAGAGGCGTTTAAAGAGTGGCGAATGACGCCGGCACCTCAGCGGGGAGAGATTGTTCGGCAAATCGGGCTTGAACTCAGAAAATACAAAGAACCGCTGGGGAAATTGGTCAGCTACGAGATGGGTAAAATTTACCAGGAAGGGCCTGGGTGA